ACATGGTCTGGCAATAAGCATCGGGCAGCCCGGATATAAGGCGGATGAACTCTTCGGGCGTATGAAAGGGAATCCCCGCTCCGCTATTGATAAGATGCCGGTTTCCCAGTTCCCCGCGGGAAAAATCTCCCGGATCATAGACGAACAGGGGCCGGTTCTGTTCCACGGCTGCCGCAGCCGTGTGCATGGCCCCGCCGGCCGGAGGCGAAGCCATGAGCACGACGAACTGAGAAAGTCCGCTCTGAAGCCTGTCCCTCCTGACAAAACGATAGGGAGCGGGGGGAACTCCCGGACCGTATTCAGACAGAAAAAGTCCTTTCTTTTCCATCATTTTTCTGTAGAGGAAGTCATTCTCCCGGGGATAGATATAATCCGGGCCAGCGGGCATAACCGCTATAGTGGGTCGAGTTCTCTTCAGAGCCGCCAGATGGGCTGCCGTATCGCACCCGGAAGCCAGTCCGCTTACAATGGTAAAGCCTCTGGAGACCAGAATCTCACCGATCAGCGCTGTCAGCTTCAGAATCCGTCGGCTTGCATTTCTGCTGCCGATCAAAGCGGCCGTCAAAGGTCCGGTCAGAACCGGAACGCTTCCTATGAGATAGAGAAGAGGCGGATAGTCTCCGATAGCCAGCAACCGCCGGGGGTAAAGGCTGTCCCGCCATGACAGAATGGTTATCCCCTTAGTGGAGGCAAGATCACTTTCCCGTTCTGCGAGACGCCGGGCCTTATCCATGACCCCGACATTAATATTCAAAAAAGGATAGAGACTGTTGATATGACAGGATAGACGACCTCCCCTGTATGTTTCGATAATCTTTTTGGTCCGTTCCCCTCCGACAGAAGGTATATTGATTAAAATCTGCGCTAATTCTCTGGTATTCAAAGCTGACTCCATGATAAGATCACCGGAGAAAAAGCTATGATGATTCAATTATTCCGGAACAGACTATTTTTATTTTTTACGCTGGCGGCACCTCTTTTTTTCAGTTGCACACCTGGAGAATTCAGCATCTATCTGGGTACGGGAAAAGACAAAGAACTGGTGCGCCTTTTCTCGCTGATCGAAGAAGTCGATCACCAGAATCCCTATCATCAGGAACAGCACTTTATAATCGTCAACCGGATCATTTCGGAATATCGCTCCATGGACGAGCTGGAAAAGATGAATCTTTTTCTCATCGATTATATGGGCGACCACCCGAATGACCCGTACACGGCTTTTTATCTTCTCAATATAGCTCAGAACTACAGCGGCAGAGATGCCCGGAAAGTTGCGGAAACTTATTTTCGCAGGATTCTGGTAAACTATCCCGATTTGAGAATCGGCG
This window of the Spirochaeta isovalerica genome carries:
- a CDS encoding DNA-processing protein DprA, which codes for MNTRELAQILINIPSVGGERTKKIIETYRGGRLSCHINSLYPFLNINVGVMDKARRLAERESDLASTKGITILSWRDSLYPRRLLAIGDYPPLLYLIGSVPVLTGPLTAALIGSRNASRRILKLTALIGEILVSRGFTIVSGLASGCDTAAHLAALKRTRPTIAVMPAGPDYIYPRENDFLYRKMMEKKGLFLSEYGPGVPPAPYRFVRRDRLQSGLSQFVVLMASPPAGGAMHTAAAAVEQNRPLFVYDPGDFSRGELGNRHLINSGAGIPFHTPEEFIRLISGLPDAYCQTMSDQLLFSHE